One window from the genome of Pantoea cypripedii encodes:
- a CDS encoding GlsB/YeaQ/YmgE family stress response membrane protein, which translates to MGILSWIIFGLIAGIIAKWIMPGKDGGGFIMTVVLGVVGAVVGGWISTLFGFGKVDGFNFGSFVVAVIGSIVVLWIYRKVRS; encoded by the coding sequence ATGGGTATTCTTTCATGGATCATTTTTGGCCTGATTGCCGGGATTATTGCTAAATGGATTATGCCAGGTAAAGACGGCGGCGGATTTATTATGACCGTGGTGCTCGGCGTGGTGGGTGCGGTTGTTGGCGGCTGGATCAGTACCCTGTTTGGCTTTGGTAAGGTGGATGGATTTAACTTCGGCAGCTTCGTGGTGGCGGTCATTGGTTCCATCGTGGTGCTGTGGATTTACCGTAAAGTTCGCAGCTAG